Genomic DNA from Solanum dulcamara chromosome 4, daSolDulc1.2, whole genome shotgun sequence:
CATTAAAGAATTCTAAAAGCCAATGGCAAAGAGATTGTTACTCcgtcatttttatttgtcaacaATAGACTTCGCACATCCTGAAGAAATAATGAGTAAAgtgtatatttattatttatgcaaaataattacaataaatCACATATTTATGGAAAATTATGACTAACAGTTTAATGCATTAGAAGCTCAGATATAGCCCAATGGTTAAGAGTAGTTTAGGCAGATTCAAGCAAAAGTTTGGCAAgtcattaattattaattatagtATATGGAGGGTAATGTAAAAAATCATTGACAAATATTTGCTAGATAAACACATGATTACCGAAAGCGTGAGGTGTTCAATGCAGAAACTGTATTACATTTTCACACATACAAAATCACCTGGATTTTCAGTTAGATATCAATATTTAACCAGAAAGTAAATGTAGCCTATCTGTGTATTTATAGGGAATTACCAAAGTCCTATCTTGAGATAGGCCGTACTAGTTTTTATTCTTTTGGTTTCTGACCCGATCTGGTATCCACTTTGGGCCCGACTAATCTGAATTCTCATCGGATAGCTAACAGTTTGGCACATATAAGGACTCACAGAAGAGGAATTTCCACAAAGTTTTAGTTCTGTTTTTTCTCCAACCTTTCTATAATTTGCTCTTCTGAGCCATGAAATAGTTATAAATAACTACAACATAATCCATGtcataaaaaataatggaacATCTTGAAACCAATATAGTCCATTATTGGCTAGTTGGCCACCCAATGATCAGTCAATTTGAGTTTAAGCATAGACAAACTTTTGGTGCCACTTTGTTATTTCCCATACTGTCCATCTTAATCTACTTGTCTTTCACTCTATTATCTCTCCGTTTTCCATCACTCCTTCCCACCGTTTCTGACGCCACCCACAGCCTCATCCAATGTATCCTCTCGCTTATCATGACCGCCGGTTGCGGCATCTCGGGACAAGACCTGGATCATCAGTGATCACAGGTTAAATTACGAAAATATCCTTCTTTCCAAGATTCTTGAATTTTTAGACACCCTTTTGATCCTACTAAGTAGCTCGAGATCTCGATGGCTCTCGTTCCTCCACATTTACCACCATGCATTGGTGCcacttttttgttattttggtgTTGCAACTGGCCAGTCCATGTGGCATGCTGGGGTGATCATTAATGGTTCGGTTCACGTCCTAATGTACGGTTATTTTCTGTCTGCTCTTGAAAAAAGGCCAAGGTGGAAGAAATTGGTGACTGATGTTATGAATTTACCCCAACACAATATGAATATGGATGTCACAAGACTCAGATATTGGGCCAAGAAGAAGTAATAGGACCAAAAGGCCTTCACGAAGGTTAATTTGGGATCCAGGCCCAATTAACAACTAGTTAAAAGAGACTAAGGTTTAGGAAGAAGGATTAGGCAAATTGTTGAGAAAAATATCTAGTCCTCTCATCCCTTTCTTTGAGTATAAGTTTCCCATCTCTCTTCTAGTTATCTTCTTCAATAGTTCCTTGTTTTATTAGTCAATTGTTGTTCTGCAATTTCATTGTTGGTTCCACTTTCCCGTTGTAACTTTGAGTTTAGGGATtataatatttgaagtttctatTGTGAAATTGGAGTTGTTACAACTGATGTACAAATTGCACAGTTCATGTTTTGCATTGTGTGTTTTGGGGCAGTGATGTATTATCACTTGACTAGTGAGTTTGGGTGCTCTGGAATTGGTGTTTGGTTCTTCACTTTCAGTTTTAATGTCTCACTTTTAGCACTTTTTCTCAACTTTCACTTCAAGACCTATGTCAAGAATAACTTTAAAAAAACATGAAGAAAAGCCCTGGATTAAAAAGAGATAAGTACGTATGTTGTGACGTGTGAGTGTGGTTGGTTTTGAATTAATCAGAGGAGTATTGTATTGTTTTACTTCTACAAGGCTTGcaaaattaattagtgaaatCTCATAAAtatatgtcacgatccaaaattgagtgtgatggcactcgtCTCAACctaccgagacaagtcagcctgaAACCCACGAAaaataaatgcggaagtaaatgaaataaagcaaggtttaacttaatcaaaaatagGTAACTAATATCAAATCctccaagattggttgtcacgtatacaagccactaatacattatcgaagtacggaaggaaatacaatcacaatgtctttgtctctagaataagactaaaacataataaaagagtaagatgtgtccgctagatggatacaacaactacctcaacactcgaaatgatagcctcggatatGGTAgaaaacactaggagatcaagtaGGTCCGAGCTCACaacctacataagtgtagaagtaaggggtgagtaccaaacaacacggtacgcAGCAAGTAGACAAcaaaaactaagcaaagctcaatagatataAGTACTCATGTCCTCCCAATCGAACCttcttaactacaacctgcataaaaccagcccaactctacactttgtacaataataacaataatacaatccacgaatactcatcaaatgaatcatatcaagtcaagttcagcatatacagaacAATAAGAGGTAAACACGAAtccacaaatatcaaaaaggtgcgatgcaatgtaatgaaatcaTGCATGTCTTttctatcggtacacatccgctgaattacagttcgAAATCCATGGAGGACAtttttgtccatgtaacctgccacggagcgtgtggcccatcccctcaatatacatattcTGGCATGGAGCTTGtgacccgacccctttgtttcataataccagccaaggagcgtgtggcccgacccttttttatttcatatcatttccagTCTCAGAACAgtatatcagaaccaatgcaatcattTCATGTTCtcataaaattcatgataataacatGATATCAACAATAAGTTTCtcatctcatatcaatatagttATTTCATATGTCCAAGATAAGTCAATAATTCCATCACATCAATCACACCAATACACGTCATTAGATtgtcattttatacccctcatttctatttttttaaggtcaatcatacagtcaataacccagtccaatacTCATTACCCTCCAACTcacataacaaggaaatactagCATCTACAAACTTAaagagaggtttagaagttcacttacctcaaataatcaagcaatcactcggagacttgagccttcccctttctttggtcttccgaatcaatgtaatctaagcaaataaataatcacaataagatttcaaaactaacaatacCCAAATTACTATATgtttagcctagacccaaaaaatcacacaaatctataatcaagttcccaaatcttgatgcaaattaataaatcaaatcttatatttttaaaatttcaagcctagggttaagtttcaattcatccaaataatataaatttaatgatGCTTATATAATATACCACACCTATTATTTAATCAtcaatctcaatatatcaaaacttgaatcataatatgataatcCTAAGAAAAATTCCAACCCCAAACCGAATATGCCACCATTAACTTCGACATGAAatcaatatacaaacaaaaccCATCATAATCTAATGTCCCCAACGATTAACTCACTATTGGCCATCATTAATTTTCTATTTCAATAATTGTCATCactgttataaaataaactaacttagcaaaataagaaggagaaaGAAATAGTAAGAGATAGTTCAGAGAATTCTTCCATCTATCATTTTCCACAATACTGATGCTATTTATAGCAGTGTAAAGAGGAAAACGTAGAGGGGGGACAAAGGGGTGtggaaagaaaaagaggaaaagaaaaagtgGAAAGAAAAGTAGGAGGAAAAGCAAAATACAATTTGTATTAGTGTGTCCCACTATAAAGTGGAACATCCACTTGCTCTTtcctaacactcccccttggatgtccacttGCAATGTGCCTCATTAgaaactttacaagaaataatatacatagttattctgaacccccatagatgttgtgcctcgttaaaatcttactaggaaaaattcagtgggaaaaagcctaataaaggaaaaagagtacacacatctggtaatacgccttgattgctgcctcattaaaaattttACCAGGAAAATTCAGTGGGGTAAAACCTTGGTTAAGTGTGTATGTAGTTGGAAATTCTAATACAGATTGAAAGaatatttgactattttctcataaataaataagcatAGTTTTAGCTCTTTTTTTCCTccatcctttttctttaatttgcttTTCTGAGCCAAATGAAATGAACCACTTCAAAGTTACGTTATTCTACTGCCATGCATGCACGTAGATCGATATATCCATACGGAGTTTAAGCTATATACTGTACGTGTTTTATTTTCAAACTTATAATTTTGCGTTTAGATATTCTTAGAAACCGACTGATAAAGATACTACACTAGCAAAACAAATTCACGTAACCAAATCGTTTCTCCTAACTTCCCACACATATATCATGTACAGCATCATTCAATGCAATTAGAGTtagatttaaaattatatacagTAATAATTAAGTAGTATATAAGCACCTACTAATTAAATAGTGGTctgaattaattttaaatccATAGGAGAGTTTGTACATTAATGGCAGGTTCAATGGATTAGGCAACTTGAAACAAGTATGTAACAGTAAAAAGGTTGGCGCCGATTCTATCTATTTGTTTATAACTCTGATTCAAAGAcctctatgtatatatatatatatatatatatatatattttccttCTCCATATTATATAACTACAACATTGAtctcttcatcatctcataaaaaataatggaacATCTTGAAACCAATATAGTCCATTATTGGCTAGTTGGCCACCCAATGATCAGTCAATTTGAGTTTAAGCATAGACAAACTTTTGGTGCCACTTTGTTATTTCCCATACTATCGATCTTAATTTACTTGTCTTTCACTCTATTATCTCTCCGTTTCCCATCACTCCTTCCCACCGTTTCTGCCGCCGCCCTCCGCTGTATCACCGCCACCCACAGCCTCATCCTGTGTATTCTCTCGCTTATCATGGCCGCCGGTTGCGCCATCTCGGTTCTCCACGAGATGGCCACTCACGCCCATAATTGGAACTGGATCATCTGTTATAATGAGTTAAATTACGAAAATATCTTTCTTCGAGGACCGTTGGCTTTTTGGGGCTACGTGTTTTATCTTTCCAAGATTCTTGAATTTTTAGACACCCTTTTGATCCTACTAAGTAGCTCGAGATCTCGACGGCTCTCGTTCCTCCACGTGTACCACCATGCATTGGTGCCACTCTTTTGTTATGTTGGTGTTGCAACTGGCCAATCCATGTGGCCTGCTGGGGTGATCATTAATGCTTCGGTTCACGTACTAATGTACGCTTATTATTTCCTGTCTGCTATTGGAAAAAGGCCAAGGTGGAAGAAATTGGTGACTGATGTACAAATTGCACAGTTCATGTTTGGCATTGTGTGTTTTGGGGCAGTGATGTATTATCACTTGACTAGTGAGTTTGGGTGTTCTGGGATTGGTGTTTGGTTCTTCACTATCTGTTTTAACGTCTCACTTTTAGCACTTTTTCTCAACTTCCACTTCAAGACCTATGCCAagaataactctaagaaagcaTGAAGAGAAGCTGGATAAAATGACAATAAGTATATAAAATTGTGACTTGTGAGCTATATAGTGTGGTTGGCTATAAATTAATTAGTGAGTATTTGTATTGTTTTAATTCTGTAGGGATTGGAAATTAATTAGTGAAATCtcattataaatatatacatataaaaggGTGGTTGTATTTCTGtagtatacatatatacacactgTTCTATATATGAGTGAATCTTTAGTATGGTTGATTACGAATTCACGTGTACTCAGTAATTTTTGTGCTTTGTCCAACTAGATCCTATatattaaaaatctaaaaatttacaAATACTTAACATCACTAACTAGTACTTGAAGTAAACGCATCTTGCAGTACGTATGTAGGACCAAATTTCTCTTCGGATGGCAGTAACTAATCATATGtcataaagaaatttaattttaataaattatacaaataaaGTCC
This window encodes:
- the LOC129888011 gene encoding uncharacterized protein LOC129888011, with translation MEHLETNIVHYWLVGHPMISQFEFKHRQTFGATLLFPILSILIYLSFTLLSLRFPSLLPTVSAAALRCITATHSLILCILSLIMAAGCAISVLHEMATHAHNWNWIICYNELNYENIFLRGPLAFWGYVFYLSKILEFLDTLLILLSSSRSRRLSFLHVYHHALVPLFCYVGVATGQSMWPAGVIINASVHVLMYAYYFLSAIGKRPRWKKLVTDVQIAQFMFGIVCFGAVMYYHLTSEFGCSGIGVWFFTICFNVSLLALFLNFHFKTYAKNNSKKA